In a genomic window of Acropora muricata isolate sample 2 chromosome 2, ASM3666990v1, whole genome shotgun sequence:
- the LOC136892572 gene encoding uncharacterized protein, whose translation MFAITETWIKANENNSSVTQILHALNDFSVIQIPRITSKGGELALFYRKAFTITAMPGPSFQSFEHIDLSITYEKLNFQMVLIYRPPPSTKNKLTIPMFFDDFHKLLDTLDDYYQRPVILAGDFNLHLDNPQDSNVSRFLDILDSANLLQHITTPTHKRGHTLDLLIFRAEENLVHDIKVLPDIYSDHRVITSTLNYSKPPITDVLVTYRAVKNIDYNKLQSDIAELFPNPDAFDGLCLETLVTTYHESLSSTYDKYAPIITRSIKYRPHAPWFTNELRNEKREKRRLERRFRKSGLTVHKLMFEAKCADYNNLLEQSKTKYYTSKIDQSDRNQLFRLIDGLFYSRNTALPTYSLLDQLVEEFNEYFIYRINDIRAKLIPNDTLPSFIDRSPSSYLKFTCFIPPSGPSCSKGG comes from the coding sequence ATGTTTGCCATCACTGAAACGTGGATTAAAGCTAATGAAAACAACTCATCAGTTACACAAATTCTTCATGCCCTTAATGACTTCTCTGTGATCCAAATCCCAAGAATTACATCTAAAGGGGGTGAATTAGCTTTGTTCTATAGAAAAGCATTTACAATAACAGCAATGCCTGGACCAAGTTTTCAATCATTTGAACACATCGATCTTTCAATTACCTATGAGAAATTGAACTTCCAAATGGTATTAATTTATAGGCCACCTCCATCAACCAAGAACAAACTCACTATACCGATGTTCTTTGATGATTTCCACAAACTTTTGGATACATTGGATGATTACTACCAACGTCCTGTGATTCTTGCTGGTGATTTTAATCTCCATCTTGACAATCCTCAAGATTCTAATGTCTCTAGATTCCTTGATATACTGGACTCTGCCAACTTGCTACAACATATTACTACTCCCACTCATAAACGTGGCCACACTTTGGATCTTCTGATATTTCGTGCTGAAGAAAACCTCGTTCACGACATCAAAGTTCTTCCCGATATCTATTCCGACCACCGTGTAATTACATCTACACTGAATTATTCAAAGCCTCCGATAACAGACGTCCTTGTAACCTACAGGGCAGTGAAGAATATAGACTACAACAAACTTCAATCCGATATTGCTGAACTATTCCCAAATCCTGACGCATTTGATGGATTATGCCTTGAAACACTCGTCACTACATATCATGAATCCCTCAGCTCCACGTATGACAAGTATGCTCCTATCATTACAAGATCTATCAAGTACCGTCCACATGCTCCTTGGTTTACTAACGAACTTCGCAATGAGAAGCGTGAGAAACGTCGCCTTGAACGTAGGTTCAGGAAATCTGGCCTCACTGTTCACAAATTAATGTTTGAAGCCAAATGTGCTGATTATAATAACCTACTGGAACAGTCTAAGACCAAATACTATACTTCCAAGATCGACCAATCTGATCGTAATCAGCTATTCAGACTTATTGACGGTCTATTCTATTCAAGGAATACTGCATTGCCAACCTACTCTTTACTTGATCAACTTGTTGAAGAATTTAATGAGTACTTTATTTACCGCATCAATGATATCAGGGCCAAACTTATTCCTAATGATACGCTGCCGTCGTTCATTGATCGATCACCTTCATCATATCTCAAATTTACATGTTTTATTCCTccatcaggccccagttgttcaaaaggtggataa